The Streptococcus sanguinis genomic sequence TTGCTTTTTGCAGTGTTAATTGTAGGTTTTATCGGCGGAAGTTTAGGGAATTATGTTACTACATTAGTAACTTCACGTGTAAAAATGAATGGAAATTCAACAACCAGTGTAACTACTTCATATAAAAACTCTACAGACATTTCAGAAGCTGTGAAAAAGGTTCAAAATGCGGTTGTTTCAGTAATTACTTATGCTGAATCTTCTAGCAGCGTTATCAATGATGAATCTTCCAACGATGAATCACAAATCTCCAGTGAAGGTTCTGGCGTAATTTATAAAAAAGACGGAAAATCAGCCTATCTGGTAACCAACACCCACGTTCTTAACGGATCAACCAATGTAGATATCTTGCTAGCTGATGGAAACAAGGTTCCAGGAGAAGTAGTTGGATCAGATGTTTATTCAGATATTTCTGTCGTTAAAATTAGCTCTGAAAAAGTAACTGATGTTGCTGAATTTGGAGATTCTAAATCTCTGACAGTTGGTGAGACAGCTATTGCTATCGGAAGTCCTCTTGGAACAGAATACGCTAACTCTGTCACACAAGGAATTATTTCTAGTTTAGGCAGAAACGTTACATTACAATCTGAAAATGGTGAAAATATTTCAACAACTGCACTGCAAACAGATGCTGCAATCAATCCTGGTAACTCTGGCGGCCCATTGATTAACATCCAAGGACAAGTTATTGGGATTACTTCAAGTAAAATTTCAACAAATGGCCAAACCTCTGTTGAAGGGATGGGATTTGCCATTCCATCTAATGATGTCGTAAATATTATCAATCAACTTGAGAAAAATGGAACAGTCACACGTCCTGCTTTAGGGATTCAAATGATGGATTTATCTAATCTGACAACTTCTGATTTTTCTAAATTAAATCTTCCT encodes the following:
- a CDS encoding S1C family serine protease, whose translation is MKNSSNAIKKALLLFAVLIVGFIGGSLGNYVTTLVTSRVKMNGNSTTSVTTSYKNSTDISEAVKKVQNAVVSVITYAESSSSVINDESSNDESQISSEGSGVIYKKDGKSAYLVTNTHVLNGSTNVDILLADGNKVPGEVVGSDVYSDISVVKISSEKVTDVAEFGDSKSLTVGETAIAIGSPLGTEYANSVTQGIISSLGRNVTLQSENGENISTTALQTDAAINPGNSGGPLINIQGQVIGITSSKISTNGQTSVEGMGFAIPSNDVVNIINQLEKNGTVTRPALGIQMMDLSNLTTSDFSKLNLPSSVKSGILVRSVQQGMPADGKLQKNDVITKVDNTDVESTSDLQSALYKHSIGDEVEITYYRDGKSQTVKIKLTKSTKELSSN